One genomic window of Vibrio ziniensis includes the following:
- the galE gene encoding UDP-glucose 4-epimerase GalE, producing MKVLVTGGMGYIGSHTCVQMIEAGIEPIIIDNLCNAKEMVLDRIEMISGVAPAFYHGDIRDESVLDSIFTEHDIKAVIHFAGLKAVGESVAKPLEYYDNNVNGSLVLARSMRKAGVKNIIFSSSATVYGDPASVPITESFPTGATTNPYGRSKYMVEECLSDLFTSDPSWSITLLRYFNPVGAHPTGLMGEDPQGIPNNLMPYIAQVAVGRREKLSVYGNDYPTPDGTGVRDYIHVMDLADGHLAALTHVGLKSGLHIYNLGTGKGSSVLDMVEAFSQACGKGVAYEICPRRAGDIAECWANTEKAERELGWKATRSVKEMTEDTWRWQVANPQGY from the coding sequence GTGAAAGTATTGGTCACTGGCGGTATGGGATACATAGGTAGCCATACTTGTGTGCAAATGATTGAGGCGGGAATAGAACCCATCATTATCGATAACTTGTGTAATGCCAAAGAAATGGTATTAGACCGAATTGAGATGATTTCAGGCGTTGCACCGGCTTTCTATCATGGTGATATTCGTGATGAATCTGTACTTGACTCTATTTTTACAGAGCACGATATCAAAGCTGTGATTCATTTTGCTGGTTTAAAAGCTGTGGGTGAATCGGTGGCTAAGCCACTGGAATACTACGATAACAACGTCAATGGTTCTTTGGTTCTGGCTCGCTCAATGCGCAAGGCTGGAGTGAAAAATATTATTTTCAGCTCATCCGCGACAGTGTATGGCGACCCTGCATCTGTACCAATTACTGAATCATTCCCGACTGGCGCAACGACCAACCCATATGGTCGCAGTAAATATATGGTGGAAGAGTGTTTATCGGACCTTTTTACCTCGGATCCAAGTTGGAGTATTACCTTGCTACGCTATTTTAACCCTGTCGGTGCACACCCGACTGGATTGATGGGGGAAGATCCACAAGGTATCCCTAACAACCTGATGCCGTATATTGCACAAGTTGCAGTTGGGCGCAGAGAAAAGCTTTCTGTGTATGGTAATGACTACCCAACTCCTGATGGTACGGGTGTTCGTGACTATATTCATGTGATGGACTTAGCTGATGGTCACTTAGCGGCATTAACACATGTTGGCCTAAAGAGTGGATTGCACATCTACAATTTAGGTACTGGCAAAGGCTCTAGTGTACTCGACATGGTTGAGGCATTTAGTCAAGCATGCGGTAAAGGGGTTGCTTATGAGATCTGTCCTCGCCGTGCTGGCGATATTGCTGAATGTTGGGCTAATACTGAAAAGGCTGAGCGTGAACTTGGTTGGAAAGCGACTCGCAGCGTAAAAGAAATGACAGAAGATACTTGGCGTTGGCAGGTTGCTAACCCGCAAGGCTATTAG
- a CDS encoding UDP-glucose--hexose-1-phosphate uridylyltransferase, giving the protein MSNTEFNPVDHPHRRYNPLTGQWVLVSPHRAKRPWSGQDEKPSVADLPSYDAKCFLCPTNERISGDKNPDYKGTYVFNNDFAALMPDSPDAPENAHPLFKVQGVRGLSRVICFSPDHSKTLPELAPQAIRGVIDTWNDQIEELGKDYLWVQAFENKGETMGCSQPHPHGQIWANSFLPNEIERKDNNLRAYYQENGSNLLVDYVQAELKDGSRIVVETEHWVAVVPYWAAWPFETMLLPKMHIRRISELSDEMRDDLSIAIKKLTSRYDNLFQCSFPYSMGWHYAPFFIDGQSIEHWQLHALFYPPLLRSASIRKFMVGYEMLAETQRDLTAEQAAERLRSLSDVHYKEQ; this is encoded by the coding sequence ATGTCGAATACTGAATTTAACCCTGTAGATCATCCACATCGTCGCTATAACCCGTTAACAGGGCAGTGGGTATTGGTTTCTCCTCACCGAGCTAAACGTCCGTGGAGTGGGCAAGATGAGAAGCCATCGGTTGCGGATCTACCGTCTTATGACGCTAAATGCTTTTTGTGTCCAACTAACGAACGTATTTCTGGAGATAAAAACCCAGACTATAAAGGCACTTACGTATTTAATAACGATTTTGCTGCGCTAATGCCTGATTCTCCTGATGCACCTGAAAATGCACATCCGCTATTCAAGGTGCAGGGTGTTCGCGGTTTAAGTCGTGTTATTTGCTTTTCACCAGATCACAGTAAGACTTTGCCTGAGCTGGCTCCGCAAGCGATACGCGGCGTGATTGATACATGGAATGATCAGATTGAAGAGCTCGGTAAAGACTATCTTTGGGTTCAAGCTTTTGAAAACAAAGGTGAAACTATGGGGTGTTCTCAACCGCATCCACACGGCCAGATTTGGGCAAATAGCTTTTTACCTAATGAAATAGAACGTAAAGACAATAACTTACGCGCTTATTATCAAGAAAATGGTTCAAATCTGTTGGTGGATTATGTGCAAGCAGAACTGAAAGATGGTTCAAGAATTGTCGTTGAAACGGAACATTGGGTCGCCGTGGTTCCTTACTGGGCAGCTTGGCCATTTGAAACCATGCTGTTACCTAAAATGCACATCCGTCGCATCAGCGAGCTGAGCGATGAAATGCGTGATGATCTCTCGATTGCGATTAAGAAGTTAACCAGTCGTTATGACAACCTGTTCCAGTGTTCATTCCCATACTCTATGGGGTGGCATTATGCGCCGTTTTTTATTGATGGTCAGAGCATAGAGCATTGGCAACTGCATGCACTGTTTTATCCGCCATTGCTGCGTAGCGCGAGTATTCGCAAGTTTATGGTTGGCTATGAAATGCTGGCTGAAACACAGCGAGATCTCACCGCTGAACAAGCCGCAGAGCGACTACGCTCGTTATCAGACGTACATTATAAAGAACAATAA
- a CDS encoding HD-GYP domain-containing protein, which produces MDTHSKNSNHSYFASTGTLNNQLADIHQRLRVAAPEIDRISFALYDDENDHLKTYADSTFHGFELMHYEFPLSELPTLKICSETGECRYLGDIPNQLNAKYPHTKWLIEQGYHSSLAVPVFQNKRFIGFIFLNSCKQHLFNESITESLKPFLDIIRFIVTSEYDLVHSLIDSASLVHSQSREHWQESSEHKERISRYAKVIALEVAHVYELDDEIIENIALFSKCHDIGKLSVPASLLTKSSSLGNEERDQLKDHVEKGVEMINQIIEEIGSPDHPCVSVLKEIVAYHHEFLDGSGYPYGLTQEDIPISARIITVANVFDALTSHRPYKQAWSVPFALLELEKMVANGKLDKHCVNGLRYHQEYLKRVIEAYPEPDPKDRPEHH; this is translated from the coding sequence ATGGACACGCACAGCAAAAATAGCAATCACAGCTATTTCGCTTCAACAGGAACGCTGAATAATCAGCTTGCTGATATTCATCAACGCTTGCGTGTTGCCGCTCCAGAAATTGACCGTATTTCATTCGCACTTTATGACGATGAAAATGATCATCTAAAAACCTATGCTGACAGTACCTTTCATGGTTTTGAACTTATGCATTACGAGTTCCCTCTATCAGAATTGCCTACGCTAAAAATTTGCTCCGAAACTGGTGAATGTCGTTATTTAGGTGATATTCCTAATCAACTAAATGCCAAATATCCACACACCAAATGGCTAATAGAGCAAGGCTATCACTCATCTCTCGCGGTTCCTGTTTTTCAAAATAAAAGGTTTATCGGTTTTATTTTCTTAAACTCATGTAAACAACATTTGTTTAATGAATCCATTACTGAATCGCTCAAACCATTCTTAGATATCATTCGTTTTATTGTGACTTCGGAATATGACTTAGTTCATTCATTAATTGACTCAGCTAGCCTAGTTCACTCCCAATCAAGAGAGCATTGGCAAGAGTCTTCAGAGCACAAAGAGAGAATTAGTCGCTACGCGAAAGTTATCGCGCTTGAAGTTGCTCATGTTTATGAGCTGGATGACGAAATTATCGAAAATATCGCTCTGTTTTCTAAATGCCACGACATAGGCAAGTTATCTGTTCCTGCGAGTTTATTAACTAAATCCAGCTCACTAGGCAATGAAGAGCGCGATCAGTTGAAAGATCATGTGGAAAAAGGCGTTGAGATGATCAATCAAATAATTGAAGAGATAGGTTCTCCTGATCATCCTTGCGTCTCCGTGTTAAAAGAAATCGTCGCTTATCACCACGAGTTTCTCGATGGCAGCGGCTATCCTTACGGCTTAACTCAAGAAGACATTCCAATATCTGCACGCATCATTACGGTTGCGAATGTATTCGATGCATTAACCAGTCATCGGCCATATAAGCAAGCTTGGTCAGTTCCTTTCGCCTTGCTGGAATTGGAAAAGATGGTCGCTAACGGCAAACTCGACAAGCACTGTGTCAACGGGCTTAGATATCACCAAGAGTACTTGAAGAGAGTGATTGAAGCCTATCCCGAACCAGATCCTAAGGATAGGCCTGAACATCACTGA
- a CDS encoding substrate-binding domain-containing protein, whose amino-acid sequence MATIKDVAREAGVSVATVSRVINKSPKASKASIDSVTKAMKDLGYRPNAAARALVNQSTNTIGVLVGDVSDPFFGTLVKAVDNIAHQAGKHLLIGNGYHQAEEERRAIDLLINSRCDALVIHSKALSDEELISYAHEIKTMVLINRHIPELADRCISLDNYKGAYLATEFLIRHGHQKIAYISSSHHIEDADQRIEGYKDALAAHNISLPASYLELASPDSEGGEEAMTNLLTKSLEITGVVAYNDNMAAGALSVLEENGVKTPQDVSVIGFDDGLIARYVRPRLTTIRYPIQMMAEKAAKLALQLAKDEPLEQEPMCFSPTLVRRDSVDKAPTH is encoded by the coding sequence ATGGCAACCATAAAAGACGTAGCACGTGAAGCTGGCGTTTCAGTGGCAACGGTTTCACGCGTGATAAATAAATCTCCTAAAGCAAGTAAAGCTTCGATCGATTCAGTAACGAAAGCGATGAAAGACCTTGGCTACCGACCGAATGCTGCAGCTAGAGCTTTGGTAAACCAAAGTACCAATACTATTGGCGTATTAGTCGGTGATGTATCAGATCCTTTCTTTGGTACATTAGTAAAAGCTGTCGATAATATCGCTCATCAAGCAGGTAAACACTTACTGATCGGTAATGGATACCATCAGGCAGAGGAAGAGCGCAGAGCCATTGATTTACTTATCAACAGCCGCTGTGACGCTCTGGTCATTCACTCAAAAGCACTCTCAGATGAAGAGCTTATCTCTTATGCTCATGAGATAAAAACCATGGTGTTAATTAACCGCCATATACCTGAGCTTGCAGACCGCTGTATTTCTCTGGATAACTATAAAGGCGCTTATCTGGCCACCGAATTTCTGATCCGCCATGGGCATCAAAAAATCGCATATATCAGCTCCTCCCACCACATTGAAGATGCAGATCAACGTATCGAAGGCTATAAAGATGCTTTGGCGGCGCACAATATTTCACTGCCAGCAAGCTACTTAGAGCTTGCCTCTCCAGACAGTGAAGGAGGTGAAGAAGCTATGACTAACTTGTTGACCAAATCGTTGGAGATTACAGGAGTGGTTGCCTATAACGACAACATGGCAGCGGGTGCGCTTTCTGTATTGGAAGAAAATGGCGTGAAAACGCCGCAAGACGTCTCTGTTATTGGCTTTGATGATGGCTTGATTGCACGATATGTACGCCCTCGCCTCACGACGATTCGCTACCCAATTCAAATGATGGCTGAAAAAGCGGCAAAACTTGCGTTGCAACTGGCAAAAGATGAACCGTTGGAACAAGAGCCAATGTGTTTCTCGCCAACACTGGTACGCCGTGACTCCGTAGATAAAGCACCTACGCATTAA
- a CDS encoding RimK family protein, producing MANLLIVTDQASDWQQYFPSEQVVSVAQYLDADWKNNFRSVQVVNLCRDYDYMSNGYYCSLMAEARGHRVIPRVMAINDINQPFLLSSGLLKLNKLCKNTDSIQCKIYFGRTPEPGLDKLARRLFEQFMVPVIELKMHKYQGQWQISRIAPFPFQDLADQEQDFFIESLEMFSTKVWRKPKQEKKYRYDVAMLVDAEEKMPPSDASALKRFARAANRLGMNLETISPDDLSRLGEFDGLFIRATTNISNYTYRFAKTAEKMGLVVMDDSESIMKCTNKVFLTELLQRNNVPAPKGVIVKSFDVDWKENLLSQLELPMVLKIPDGAFSRGVVKVRTEEELQKEASALFEKSALILAQAFMPTDFDWRIGVMNRQPIFACKYMMSRGHWQIYQHHNSGRVSSGGFETLDLKQVPKNVVDVAVKAANLIGSGLYGVDLKEIDGQVYVIEVNDNPSIDHHVEDAFLGDLLYDRVMTEFLRRIQMRGF from the coding sequence ATGGCAAATCTTTTAATCGTGACTGACCAAGCAAGTGACTGGCAACAATACTTCCCTTCAGAACAAGTTGTCAGCGTCGCCCAATACCTTGATGCAGACTGGAAAAACAACTTCCGCAGCGTTCAAGTGGTCAATTTGTGTCGTGATTATGATTACATGAGCAACGGCTATTACTGTTCTTTAATGGCAGAAGCTCGTGGGCATCGCGTTATTCCGCGCGTAATGGCAATTAACGATATCAACCAGCCATTTCTGCTTTCTTCTGGCTTATTGAAACTCAATAAACTGTGCAAAAATACCGATTCTATTCAATGTAAAATCTACTTCGGTCGTACACCAGAGCCGGGGCTAGATAAGCTTGCTCGTCGCCTGTTCGAACAATTTATGGTGCCTGTAATTGAGCTGAAAATGCACAAGTACCAAGGACAATGGCAAATTAGCCGTATTGCACCATTCCCATTCCAAGACTTAGCAGATCAAGAACAAGACTTCTTCATTGAGTCTCTGGAAATGTTCTCAACTAAGGTTTGGCGTAAACCTAAGCAAGAGAAGAAATACCGCTACGATGTGGCGATGTTGGTGGATGCTGAAGAAAAAATGCCACCTTCAGATGCATCTGCCCTCAAACGTTTTGCAAGAGCAGCAAACCGTCTAGGGATGAACTTAGAAACGATTTCACCGGATGACTTATCACGCTTAGGCGAATTTGATGGCTTGTTCATTCGCGCAACCACCAACATCAGCAACTACACCTATCGTTTTGCAAAAACCGCAGAAAAGATGGGCTTGGTAGTCATGGACGATTCTGAGTCCATAATGAAATGTACCAATAAGGTCTTTTTAACAGAACTTCTACAACGCAACAACGTTCCAGCACCGAAAGGGGTGATTGTGAAAAGCTTCGATGTAGACTGGAAAGAAAATCTGCTTTCTCAACTTGAACTGCCAATGGTACTGAAGATTCCAGATGGTGCATTCTCTCGTGGCGTTGTGAAAGTTCGCACTGAAGAAGAGTTACAAAAAGAAGCTTCAGCACTGTTTGAAAAGAGCGCGCTTATTTTGGCTCAAGCCTTTATGCCGACTGATTTTGACTGGCGTATTGGTGTGATGAACCGCCAACCTATCTTCGCTTGTAAATACATGATGAGTCGCGGTCACTGGCAGATTTATCAACACCACAATAGCGGACGAGTATCTTCTGGTGGTTTTGAAACTCTAGACTTAAAACAAGTACCGAAAAATGTCGTGGATGTAGCGGTTAAAGCAGCCAACCTTATCGGTAGCGGCTTGTACGGTGTTGACTTAAAAGAGATTGACGGTCAAGTTTATGTTATTGAAGTTAACGACAACCCAAGTATTGACCATCACGTAGAGGATGCTTTCTTGGGAGACTTGCTATACGACCGAGTCATGACAGAGTTCCTGCGCCGAATCCAAATGCGCGGCTTCTAA
- a CDS encoding zinc transporter ZntB: protein MDFLIDHWQFSGQQATQPTDKPSSLEAHHWYHCQRDVPGVREWLIENTIPASIVDSLLAEDTRPLFEQYDEQNFLLILRGVNLNENADPADMLSVRILYYQGVLISTRKIPSKTINAIRESLRDGQGPKTIADLILNIIDGLNKNIDNYLNSVEDKIEAFDNELELSDELMDTHKALLKIKRFIKPQQYAIDDYLSSDVPLANFKNMRLRHSVNTITRINETLDFFLSELEIIKGELRQYHAEKMNQNTYLFSVIAAIFLPTSFLTGLLGVNVGGIPGTESPIAFAMFCVGLVGIFAVEFWILKRLQFFSKN from the coding sequence ATGGATTTTTTAATCGATCACTGGCAGTTTTCAGGACAGCAAGCAACTCAACCAACGGATAAGCCAAGCTCACTCGAAGCTCATCATTGGTATCATTGCCAACGAGATGTGCCGGGCGTTCGTGAATGGCTTATCGAAAATACTATTCCCGCATCGATTGTCGATAGCTTGTTGGCAGAAGATACACGCCCTTTATTTGAGCAATATGACGAACAGAATTTCTTGCTGATTCTCAGAGGCGTCAACCTTAATGAAAATGCTGATCCTGCAGATATGCTCAGTGTTCGCATTTTGTATTATCAAGGCGTGTTGATCTCTACTCGCAAGATCCCATCCAAAACAATCAATGCTATCCGTGAATCTTTGCGTGACGGTCAAGGTCCAAAAACCATTGCAGATCTCATACTTAATATCATCGATGGGCTAAACAAAAATATCGATAATTACCTCAATTCCGTTGAAGACAAAATAGAAGCCTTTGACAACGAGTTAGAACTGAGTGATGAATTGATGGACACCCATAAAGCATTGCTCAAAATCAAACGTTTCATCAAACCTCAGCAATACGCGATTGATGACTATTTGTCTTCGGATGTTCCGCTAGCAAACTTCAAGAATATGCGCTTACGCCACAGTGTGAACACCATTACTCGTATTAATGAAACTCTCGACTTCTTCCTCAGTGAGTTAGAAATCATCAAAGGTGAACTACGCCAATACCACGCTGAAAAGATGAACCAGAACACCTATCTGTTCTCTGTAATCGCAGCCATATTTTTACCGACTAGCTTCTTAACCGGTCTATTAGGTGTTAACGTAGGCGGTATTCCGGGAACCGAATCCCCTATTGCCTTTGCAATGTTCTGCGTAGGCTTAGTGGGGATATTCGCCGTAGAATTTTGGATACTAAAACGTTTGCAATTTTTCTCGAAAAACTAA
- the galM gene encoding galactose-1-epimerase yields MMNSLFETMPQSPAYDGQSAKLVELSNAAGMQVVFMDIGATWLSCVVPVAGEMREVLLGLSTMEDFKQHGSYLGVTVGRYANRIANSQYSWQGETYHLNGNQGTHCLHGGKDGWSHRRWDIVAQSKQKVEFSIFSADGDQGFPGNATASVTYELTDDNQVVISYKASTDKATPLNMTNHAYFNLLGAESGADILDHKLQVNADYYLPTTSEGIPLGELASVENTSFDFRTAKTVREELLADEQQKNCKGYDHSFLLDDRYLLDNSRKTGQSVAAVEAPDASLSMQVFTDKPAIQFYGGNFLEGTPNRKGSTYKQYQGLALETQFLPDSPNHADWPQESCMTLPGEEYAFTTVYKFNVLAS; encoded by the coding sequence ATGATGAATTCTTTATTTGAAACCATGCCACAGTCACCGGCTTACGATGGTCAATCTGCGAAGTTAGTAGAGCTAAGCAACGCTGCCGGTATGCAAGTGGTGTTTATGGATATCGGCGCAACATGGTTAAGTTGTGTTGTTCCTGTTGCAGGCGAAATGCGCGAAGTTTTGCTTGGTTTAAGCACTATGGAAGATTTCAAGCAACACGGCAGCTATCTCGGTGTGACTGTTGGTCGTTATGCAAACCGTATCGCTAATTCGCAATACTCATGGCAAGGCGAAACCTACCATTTAAATGGTAATCAAGGTACGCATTGTTTGCATGGTGGTAAAGATGGCTGGAGCCATCGCCGCTGGGATATCGTGGCTCAAAGCAAACAGAAAGTAGAATTCTCTATCTTTTCTGCTGATGGTGACCAAGGATTTCCGGGTAACGCGACTGCATCGGTGACTTATGAGTTAACAGACGATAATCAGGTCGTGATTAGCTACAAAGCGTCGACAGATAAAGCGACTCCGTTGAACATGACTAACCATGCCTATTTCAATTTGCTCGGTGCAGAATCTGGCGCAGATATTCTCGACCATAAACTGCAAGTTAATGCTGACTACTATCTGCCAACCACATCTGAAGGTATCCCTTTGGGAGAGCTGGCGAGTGTTGAAAACACCAGTTTTGATTTCCGTACAGCTAAGACAGTTAGAGAAGAGTTGTTGGCTGATGAACAGCAGAAAAATTGTAAAGGTTATGATCATAGCTTTTTACTTGATGACCGCTATTTGCTCGATAACAGCAGAAAAACAGGTCAAAGCGTTGCTGCGGTTGAAGCACCTGATGCTTCCCTTTCTATGCAAGTTTTTACCGATAAACCCGCGATTCAGTTTTATGGTGGTAACTTCCTAGAAGGTACACCTAACAGAAAAGGCTCTACATACAAACAGTATCAAGGTCTTGCTCTGGAAACTCAGTTTTTGCCTGATTCACCGAATCATGCAGATTGGCCGCAGGAGAGTTGCATGACTCTTCCCGGCGAAGAATACGCTTTTACCACTGTGTATAAGTTCAACGTTTTGGCGAGCTAA
- the galK gene encoding galactokinase yields MSLITSVESAFQAVLGYKASHLIQAPGRVNLIGEHTDYNDGFVLPCAINYQTVVAASPRSDSKVKVVAVDYGNATDEFDLTQPIEFVENKMWANYIRGVVKYLMERGYSFNGADIAVSGNVPQGAGLSSSAALEVVIGQTFKELYNLPISQAEIALNGQQAENQFVGCNCGIMDQLISAEGQANSALLIDCRSLETKAVSMPEDMSVVIINSNKQRGLVDSEYNTRRQQCEEAAQIFGVKALRDVSLEMFNDKVEQLDPVVAKRARHVITENERTLQAADALSAGDLKRMAELMEQSHASMRDDFEITVKEIDALVDIVKDVIGEQGGVRMTGGGFGGCIVALVPPSLVDDVEKAVETLYPQQSGLTATFYVCQAKAGAGLIQ; encoded by the coding sequence ATGAGCTTAATTACAAGTGTTGAATCTGCATTTCAAGCAGTACTGGGTTATAAGGCAAGCCACCTAATTCAGGCGCCAGGTCGTGTAAACCTAATTGGTGAACATACCGATTATAACGATGGTTTCGTTTTGCCTTGTGCCATTAACTATCAAACCGTAGTTGCCGCTTCTCCTCGTTCTGATTCCAAGGTAAAAGTTGTTGCTGTGGATTATGGCAATGCTACGGACGAGTTCGATTTAACTCAGCCGATTGAGTTTGTTGAAAACAAAATGTGGGCGAACTACATTCGCGGCGTAGTGAAATACTTGATGGAACGCGGCTACTCTTTTAACGGTGCGGATATCGCAGTGAGCGGTAACGTGCCTCAAGGCGCGGGTTTAAGTTCATCTGCGGCTCTAGAAGTGGTTATTGGTCAAACATTTAAAGAGCTTTACAACTTACCTATTAGCCAAGCGGAAATCGCCTTAAATGGTCAACAAGCTGAAAACCAGTTTGTCGGTTGTAACTGCGGCATTATGGATCAACTGATCTCTGCTGAAGGGCAAGCGAACTCTGCGCTTCTTATCGACTGTCGCAGCCTAGAAACCAAAGCGGTTTCAATGCCAGAAGATATGTCTGTTGTCATCATCAACTCAAACAAGCAACGCGGCTTAGTCGACAGTGAATACAACACTCGCCGCCAACAATGCGAAGAAGCGGCACAAATCTTTGGTGTGAAAGCCCTTCGTGATGTTTCTCTTGAAATGTTTAACGACAAAGTGGAACAACTGGATCCTGTTGTCGCTAAACGTGCTCGTCACGTAATCACAGAAAATGAACGTACTTTGCAAGCTGCTGACGCGTTAAGCGCAGGGGATTTGAAACGTATGGCGGAGTTGATGGAGCAATCTCATGCATCTATGCGTGACGATTTTGAAATCACAGTGAAAGAAATCGATGCCTTAGTAGACATCGTGAAAGATGTGATTGGTGAGCAGGGCGGTGTTCGTATGACGGGCGGCGGCTTTGGTGGCTGTATTGTCGCTTTAGTTCCGCCATCATTGGTTGATGATGTGGAAAAAGCGGTTGAAACCCTTTACCCACAACAAAGTGGTCTTACTGCAACTTTCTACGTGTGTCAGGCAAAAGCTGGTGCTGGTTTGATTCAATAA
- a CDS encoding gamma-glutamylcyclotransferase family protein: MYIFGYGSLMNSHSRQLTGQTGKAIPVIAHGLVRSWGKIDDSYTISPLVVNSGEGQVNGVLLEIDDSALVEFDRRESGYQRVSLQPNQIETEHEFDPSKPIWVYVTEQHLQPCEKSPIVQSYVDTVICGCLEVSEAFAKHFVEHTLGWHYPLINDRHNPIYVRLAGVCQSKHALIDNLVASVR, from the coding sequence ATGTATATTTTTGGCTACGGAAGCCTGATGAATTCACACTCTAGACAACTGACAGGGCAAACAGGAAAAGCCATTCCGGTGATTGCGCACGGTTTGGTTCGTTCGTGGGGCAAAATTGACGATAGCTACACCATCTCGCCTCTTGTTGTGAATTCAGGAGAAGGTCAAGTCAACGGCGTGCTATTAGAAATTGATGATTCCGCTCTGGTTGAATTTGATCGCCGTGAGAGTGGCTATCAACGTGTTTCTCTTCAGCCCAATCAGATTGAAACAGAACATGAGTTCGACCCAAGCAAGCCTATCTGGGTCTATGTCACCGAGCAACATCTTCAGCCATGTGAAAAAAGTCCTATAGTCCAAAGCTATGTCGATACCGTTATTTGTGGCTGTTTAGAAGTCTCTGAAGCTTTTGCTAAACACTTTGTTGAACATACTTTAGGTTGGCATTATCCACTGATTAATGACCGCCATAATCCGATCTATGTGAGACTTGCCGGCGTTTGCCAATCTAAACATGCTTTGATCGATAATCTGGTTGCCAGCGTTCGTTAA
- a CDS encoding tetratricopeptide repeat protein has translation MRKHEYVTLLLIAMLTACASEPENQAKSFDSELYDGRPVETFNADAAPLTEVEAIKRGDYALRQNNSDLALYEYIRSLEFPNSKYSDKTLYTIGRIHQSRGNFQLAERAYLLALENNPDNVKVLEQLGSNYSKQRKVDEGRSYFLRAINADQVRLSSRKSLNDDSSVTDIDALSSDNSSPALAYIGLGVLDDVKAQHDTAQALYAQALKIDPKSFKALMNMGYSYYMSGNYGDASRFTLAALEQDPNNDKALNNLALIHLAKGEAQRALNVFMRRMDPPEALNNVGYFLMLQGKPEEAIPYLQQAIDKKPSYYKLANENLERALAEVRAKAPLDQETSSQ, from the coding sequence ATGAGAAAACATGAGTATGTCACTCTTTTATTGATCGCTATGTTAACTGCGTGTGCCAGCGAGCCGGAGAATCAGGCAAAATCGTTTGATAGTGAACTCTATGACGGGCGTCCAGTAGAAACGTTTAACGCTGATGCTGCGCCTCTTACGGAAGTTGAAGCCATAAAACGTGGTGATTATGCGCTAAGACAAAATAACTCGGATTTAGCTTTATACGAATATATTCGTTCACTGGAGTTCCCTAATTCTAAATATAGCGATAAGACGCTTTACACCATTGGTCGAATTCATCAATCAAGAGGCAATTTTCAACTTGCTGAGCGTGCCTACTTACTGGCGTTAGAGAATAATCCGGATAATGTTAAGGTTCTTGAGCAACTGGGTTCGAATTATAGTAAACAGAGGAAAGTTGATGAGGGCAGGAGCTACTTTCTTCGAGCGATTAATGCTGATCAAGTACGCCTAAGCTCTAGAAAAAGTTTAAATGATGATTCGTCAGTGACGGATATCGACGCTTTGAGTAGTGATAATTCATCACCAGCATTGGCTTATATAGGACTAGGTGTTTTAGATGACGTAAAAGCACAGCATGACACGGCTCAAGCCTTGTATGCGCAAGCGTTGAAAATCGATCCCAAGTCATTTAAAGCGCTAATGAACATGGGGTATTCATATTACATGAGCGGTAATTACGGTGACGCTTCGCGATTCACTTTAGCTGCGTTAGAGCAAGATCCGAATAATGACAAAGCGCTAAATAATTTGGCGTTAATTCATTTAGCTAAAGGAGAAGCTCAGCGCGCACTTAATGTGTTTATGCGCAGAATGGATCCACCAGAAGCTCTAAATAATGTCGGGTATTTTCTAATGCTTCAAGGTAAGCCGGAAGAAGCCATACCATATTTGCAGCAAGCTATTGATAAAAAACCGTCTTACTACAAACTTGCTAATGAAAACCTAGAGAGAGCGCTAGCAGAAGTTCGCGCGAAAGCGCCTTTGGATCAAGAGACTTCCTCTCAGTGA